The Natrinema saccharevitans genome includes the window GATCCAGACGAAGACGTCCCGCTCGGCCGCGGCGGCGACGATCTCCGCCAGCTCCCGCCGGAACACCGACTCGTCGATCTCGAGGCCCAGCTGCGAGGGCTTGACCGAGATGCAGGCCCCGAGCCGCGAGCCGGCGATGTCGGCGACGAGCCGCCGGTATTCGGCGGCGTCGGCGGCGGCTGCCCCTCGATCGTCGTAGTGTTCGCCGAGCAGGTTGACGATGCCGTCGACGCCGCGGTCGTTCAGTCGCCGGACGTGGGCGAGCGCCTCGGCGGGGGATTCTCCCGCGACGAACCGGTTCGCGATCGGCGGGATCATAGCCCCTACTGGGGGCGCGACCGACAAGAGGATTCCTCCGTTTTTCGGCAACGGTCTCCTGCGGGCGAGGAACTCGGTGCCGTCGCAATGATCCCCTCGTCTCGAGCGGTCGAACGGCCGAACCCCTTCTTCTCACTGACGACCGAATATCCGGTCGCGGAGCGACCGCGAGGACGGCCGTTCGGTCAGCAGGACCGGTGCGTCGAGGTCTTCGATGACGTTGAACACGAGCGACCCCCGGACGATACGCGACAGGAGGCCCTGCTCCGTCGCGCCGACGACGACGAGTCCGTAGTCGGCACTGGATCGTTCGATCGCGGTTTCGACGTCGCCGGTCTCGATCCGTAACTCGGCGTCCGACAGCTGGTGGCCGTCGGCCCACTCGCGCAGGAACTCCCGGCCCGTTTCCTCCTCGCCGTCGTCTGCGACGTGCAGTAGCGTGACCTCGGAGCCGATCGTCTCTCGGAGCGCGAGGGCGACTTCCGCGGAGAGATCGGACGACCCGCCGCCGGCCGTGGGAACGAGGATATCGGTCGGATCGAACTCCTCGGTGTCCAAGACGAGGAAGTCACAGGGCAGTTCCTGAGTCAGTTCCTCGAGGGTACTCTCGGCGCGACCGCCCGTGAACCGTGTGCCGCCGTAGCCCATCACGACCGTATCGGCGTCGTTCGACTCCGCCGCGTCGTACACCTCCTCGAACCCGCGGTGTGAGAGGATCGTCTTCGTCTCGATCGGGACCTCGAACGCCGCCGCGTCCTGCTTGGCGGCCTCGAGCAGGCTCTCCGACGCGTCGTCCAGGCCGCCGCCGTTTCTCGCGGCGGCATCAAGCGAGGTCTGGTCGGGGACCGTCACGATGTGCGTCGCGAGTACGCGACCGCCTCGGTGTTCGGCGAGCGCGCCGGCGAGCGTGATGAGTGCGCTTTCGGTGCGGGGATTGGACAGTGCGACCATGATCGTCGGCCCGTCCGTCCCGCTGGGTGCGACCGCGTCGGCGGCGTCGACGACCGGATCCGGCATCTCGTCCTCGCGGCTCCGAACGTAGTGCGAGAGGACGCCCTGTTGCGTCGTCTTGGTACGGGCATAGAGGAAGTACCAGAGAACGGCGGCGACGACGAACGCTCCGGACAGGGCGATCTCCAGCCCGTCCATGAACGCGACGAGTCCGAGCGACAACACCGCGCCGAGGATCGGCGTGATCGGGTAGAACGGAACCGTGAAATCCGGATCGTACTCCGGTACGTCAGCCTCCCGGAACACGATGAGCGCGACGTTCATCAGCGCGTAGACGATGAGGTGGAGGACGCTCGCAGCTTTCGAGAGGACCTCGATGTCGCGTCCCATGAACGTGATGAACGCGATGATGAGCGCACCGGTGACGAGGATCGACCGATAGGGCGTCGCGAAGTTCGGGTGGATCTCGTTGAGCCAGTTGGTGACGATCTTATCGCGGCCCATCGCGAAGTTGATCCGCGCCGAGGCGAGGATCGAAGCGTTCGCCGACGACGCCGTCGCCAGGAGCGCGCCGAGAGTCATCACCCCAGTCGCGGCAGCGGCGAGCCCGCCGACGGGGCCGATCGAAGTG containing:
- a CDS encoding amino acid permease translates to MSGDDELAKDLGLISAMTIGIGTMIGAGIFVLPGVAANAAGPVVVVSFVVGGLIAMVNALSVSELGTAMPKAGGGYYYINKSLGPMFGSIAGMGDWMGLAFASAFYCIGFGQYLAVFLPLPEIVFLNPIQVGALFAGAIFVGVNYIGAKETGGIQTIIVFTLLAILTVFAIAGFVSFDYATLVGDGGLAPYGSGAILPATALVFVSFLGYAKIATVAEELKNPGRNLPIAIIGSVGIVTVIYAILVTTMLGVIPWPDLSQDAPVAQAAEVAFPTSIGPVGGLAAAATGVMTLGALLATASSANASILASARINFAMGRDKIVTNWLNEIHPNFATPYRSILVTGALIIAFITFMGRDIEVLSKAASVLHLIVYALMNVALIVFREADVPEYDPDFTVPFYPITPILGAVLSLGLVAFMDGLEIALSGAFVVAAVLWYFLYARTKTTQQGVLSHYVRSREDEMPDPVVDAADAVAPSGTDGPTIMVALSNPRTESALITLAGALAEHRGGRVLATHIVTVPDQTSLDAAARNGGGLDDASESLLEAAKQDAAAFEVPIETKTILSHRGFEEVYDAAESNDADTVVMGYGGTRFTGGRAESTLEELTQELPCDFLVLDTEEFDPTDILVPTAGGGSSDLSAEVALALRETIGSEVTLLHVADDGEEETGREFLREWADGHQLSDAELRIETGDVETAIERSSADYGLVVVGATEQGLLSRIVRGSLVFNVIEDLDAPVLLTERPSSRSLRDRIFGRQ